GCGTGGCGGCGGCGGTGAATGCGGCGTTCAACAACGCCTCGACCGCGCCCCACATCGCGCATTTCCTGATCCAGCATCTCGTCACGTCCAACCCGACGCAGGCCTATGTGGCGCGTGTCGCCGCCGTGTTTGCCAACAATGGCAGCAACGTGCGCGGCGACATGAAGGCGGTGGTGCGCGCGATCCTGACCGATGCGGAGGCGCGCGGCGCCAACAAGACGGGCGACAATGCCGGCAAGGTGAAGGAGCCGGTGCTGCTGATGACCGGCATCGGCCGCGCGATCGGGATGACGACCGACGGCTACGCCTTCACGGCGCGCGACGGCAGCCTCGGCCAACAGGTGTTCCAGGCGCCCTCCGTCTTCAATTTCTATCCGCCCGATTTCCCGCTGCCGGGCAGCACGACGCTCGTCAGCCCGGCCTCCAAGCTGCTGACGACGGGCTTTTCGGTGCTCCGCAGCAACCTGGCCTATGACTGGACGGTGGGGGCCGCCACCACGCGCGGCGAGTTCGCGGTGAACAGCGCGATCTACGGCTCCACCGGCAGCTCGATCGACTGGTCGGCATGGGAAGCGTTCGGCACGGATATCGACGGGATGATCGATCGCATCGATTATCTGCTGATGAACCGGCAGATGAGCGCGGCGCAGAAGGCTGCGCTGAAATCCGCGGCGACCCCGATCACCGACGCCACCCCCTCGCTCCAGGCCCGCAAGCGCGCACAGGCGATGCTCTACGCGGTGCTTTCCAGCCCCTTCTTTCAGGTGGACCGCTAATGGCCATGGATTTTTCCCGCCGCGATTTCGCGAAGCTGCTGGCCGGCGCCGGCGTGAGCGCCGCTTTCTGCCAGCTCGGCCGGTCGGCCGCGATCGCCGCCCCGGTTTCGGGCTACAAGGCGATGGTCGGCATCTTCCTGTTCGGCGGCAATGACGGCTGGAACATGGTCGTGCCGACCGACTCCACCCGCTACGCCGCTTATGCCGCCACGCGCGTGGCCAATATCGTGCTGCCGCAGGCCAATCTCACGCCGCTGGCGGGCAGCACTTACGGTCTCCACCCCTCGCTCGCGCCGCTGAAATCGGTGTGGGACGAGGGCGGGCTGAACGTGGTGCTGAATGCGGGCACCCTGTTCCAGCCGCTGACCAAGGCGCAGTATAACGCCAGCCCGAACCTGCGCCCGGTCAACCTGATGAGCCATGCCGACGAGCAGGCGCACTGGCAGGGGCTGCGCGCGCGCGACATCAATGTCGACGGCTTCATGGGGCGCCTGAGCGATCGGGCGGCGCAGGCCTCGATCCCGTCGCTGATCTCGTTCGGCGGCAGCCAGCTGGCGATGCTCGGCAAATCGACCTCGCCGCTGGTGCTTCCGTCATCGGGCCTCGTCTCCCAATATGGCACGGCGGGCAATTCGGCCGACCCGGTCGTCTTCGCGCGCGCCAATGCCGTCTCCGCCTTCGCCGATGGCGCGGGGCAGGGCGCGGTGACGCAGACGACCGCGACCGGGCTCAGCTCGGCTTACGCCCAGGCGGTGCAGGCGAACACGATCCTGTCCGCCACCAGCACGGTGGACCAATATTTCACCAACCCGACGACGGGCGCGGCGCTCACCAGCGATGTCGCCCGCCAGCTGATGCGCGTGGCGCGGATGATCGAGGCGCGCAGCACATTGGGCCAGAGCCGCCAGACCTTCTTCGTCACGCATGGCGGCTACGACACGCATGCCAACCAGATTTCGGTGCAGGGCGCGCTCTTCACCGATCTGGCCAATGCGATGCTGGGCTTCAACAAGGCGATGAAGGCGCTGGGCCTGAACGAGAACGTCACCTGCTTCACGATGAGCGATTTCGGCCGCGTCTATAAGGGCAATGCGCAGGGCGGCAGCGATCATGCGTGGGGCAACAACCATCTGGTGATGGGCGGCGCTCTGAAGCCCAAGCAGGTGATCGGCACCTATCCCTCGCAGGTGATGGGCGGGGTGGACGACGTCTCCAATGACGGGCGCTTCATCCCGACGATCAGCCAGGAGGAATATATCGGGGCGATCGCACGCTGGCATGGCGTGGCGGACGCGGACCTGCCCTACGTGTTCCCGAACTGGGCGACGTTCAATGGCGGCGGGCGCGGGCCTTTGGGGCTGTTTCAGGGGTAGCCCTCCGACGAAAATCACCATCGTCATTCCCGCGAACGCGGGAACCCAGCAGCAACCGTTGAGCTGGGTTCCCGCGTTCGCGGGAATGACGATGGGAGTGGAGTGAGCGAGGCCAACGCCCCTCGCCATACCGCCGCCCCCGCGTTAGGAGCGGGGGCGATGACCACGCTCGACATCCTCGTCCTCCTGCTGCTCGGCGGCGGCGCGATTCTGGGGGGATTGCGCGGATTCGTGAGCGAGGTGCTGTCGCTGTTCGCGTGGGGCTTCGCGATCTTCGCGCTGAAGATGCTCCATACGCCCGCCACGAAATTCCTGGCCCCGCTCATCGGATCGGGCGGCGGTGCCGCCGTCGTCGCCTTCGTCTTCATCTTCGGCCTCGTCTTCTTCGGCGGGCGGATCGTGGCGGACATGGTCGGCAGGCGGACGCGCAGCTCGGTGCTGGGGCCGATCGACCGGCTGCTGGGCTTCGGCTTCGGCGCCCTCAAAGGCCTGCTGATCGCCACCGTCGCCTATCTGGGCATCAACCTCGTCTACGACGTGTGGGCGGGCAAGGACGCCCAGCGGCCCGAATGGCTGCGCACCTCGCGCACCTATCCGCTGCTGAGCGCGAGCGGGCGGGCGATCATCGAATTCGTGCATGTGCGCCGCGGCGATACGACCAAGCAGGATTATCGGCTGGACAATGCCCAGTCGAACGGCGCGGTCTGATGGCGGCGGCGACCCTCTATAACGCGACGATCCTGCGGCTGGCGGCGAGCATCCCGCATCACGAGAGGCTGGCCGAACCCCAGGGCACGAGCGAGCGGCGCTCGCCCGTCTGCGGCAGCCGCGTGACGGTGGACGTGGCGCTGGACGGCGAGGGGCGGATCGCGGAGATCGGCCTGCTGGTGCGCGCCTGCGCGCTGGGGCAGGCCTCGGCCTCGCTGATGAGCGCCCACGCAATCGGCCGCAACGAGCCGGAGCTGGCGGAGGCGCGCGACGCGCTGACCGCCTATCTCGCGGTCGAGCGGGACGATCCCGGCGCGTGGCCCGGCCTGGAGATTTTCGAACCGGCGCGCGCGCACAGCGCCCGCCACGCCTCGATCCGCCTCGCCTTCGAGGCGGTGGCCGAGGCGGTGGCGCAGGCGCGTCGGGCGGACGCGGCATGACGGAGGAAAGCATTCGCGACGGCATCGTGATGCTCGGCGCGGCGCTGGCGCTGGTGCTGCTGTTCCGCCGGCTGGGGCTGGGCGCCACGCTGGGCTATCTCATCGCGGGCGCGATCATCGGCCCGCATGGTCTGCATCTGGTGGGCGATGCCGAAGGCAAGATCGGCGTCGCGGAACTGGGCATCACCTTGCTGCTGTTCGTGGTGGGGCTGGAACTCAATCTGACCCGACTGTGGCGGCTGCGGCGCGACATCTTCGGCTTCGGGGCGGTGCAGGTGGTGGCGTGCGGCGTCGCGCTCTCCGCGATCGTCTTCTATTTCACCGGCTTCTCGATGGCGGCCGCGATCGCGCTGGGCCTGCCTCTGGCGCTGTCCTCCACCGCGCAGGTGCTGCCGATGCTGCAGTCGGCCGGGCGCCTGAACACGCCGTTCGGCGAGCGGGCCTTCTCGATCCTGCTGTTCCAGGACCTCTCGATCGTGCCGCTGATCACGATCATCGCGGCGCTGAGCCGGGCGCCGGCCGATCCGTCCGCGCCGCCGGGCTGGCTGCTCGCCGTCTATACGGTGGTGGCGGTGGTCGGGCTGATCGCGGTCGGCCGCTATGCGCTCAATCCCCTGTTCCGGCTGATCGGGCGGCTGGGCGAGCGCGAACTGTTCGTGGCGGCGGGGCTCTTCACCGTGCTCGCGGCGGCGGGGGTGATGGACTATTTCCACCTCTCGACGGCGCTCGGCGCGTTCGTCGCGGGCGTGATGCTGGCCGACAGCCCCTATCGGCACGAGCTGGAGGCGGATGTCGATCCGTTCCGCACGATCCTGCTCGGCCTGTTCTTCGTCGCGATCGGCATGATGCTGGATCTGCACGCGATCGCCGAGCGGCCCCTGTTCGTGATCGGGCTGGCGATCGCGGTGGTCGTCATGAAATCGACGATCATCTACGGGATCGGGCGCCTGTTCCGCCTGCCGCATCGCCAGTCGGTCGCGCTCGGTTTGCTGCTGAGCCAGGGCGGCGAATTCGGCTTCGTGCTGTTCGGGCAGGCGCAGGCGGCGATGCTGGTCGCGCCCGAGGCGGCGAGCCTGCTGGGCGCGGTGGTGACGCTCTCGATGGCGACCACGCCGTTCCTGATAATGATCGCGCGCCGCTTCTACGAGGCGCGGGTCGATGCCGGTTCGCACGCCGAGCTGGAGGGGCTGGACGGCGGCGCCAAGCCGAGCGCGATCATCGTCGGCTACGGGCGCTTCGGCCAGACCGTGGCGCAGATGCTGATGGCGGCGGATTTCGAGACGACGATCATCGATTCGGATGCGGAGATGATCGATGTCGCCGCCCGCTTCGGCCTGAAGGTCTATTATGGCGACGGCACGCGGCTGGACCTGCTGAAGCAGGCCAATGCCAAGGATGCGCGCGCGATCGTGTTCGCGATGGACAAGGATCAGCTGAGCCGGGAGGAATTGCAGCTGGCGCTGAAGACGTTCCGCCAGGCCTCGATCTTCGTGCGCGCTTATGATCGGCGGGCGCTGATCGAATATAAGGATCTGGATACGGCGGACGTGATCCGCGAGGTGTTCGAATCCGCGGTGGTGATGGGCCGCCGCGCGCTTTCTTCGCTGGGCGTGGACGATCAGAAGGTGGCCGAGATCGAGGCGGCGTATCGCACCAAGGACAAGGCGCGTCTGCGGATCCAGCTGGAAAAGGGCCTGTTCGCGGAAGAGGCCCGGTCGATCGCAT
This DNA window, taken from Sphingomonas sp. AP4-R1, encodes the following:
- a CDS encoding DUF1501 domain-containing protein, which produces MDFSRRDFAKLLAGAGVSAAFCQLGRSAAIAAPVSGYKAMVGIFLFGGNDGWNMVVPTDSTRYAAYAATRVANIVLPQANLTPLAGSTYGLHPSLAPLKSVWDEGGLNVVLNAGTLFQPLTKAQYNASPNLRPVNLMSHADEQAHWQGLRARDINVDGFMGRLSDRAAQASIPSLISFGGSQLAMLGKSTSPLVLPSSGLVSQYGTAGNSADPVVFARANAVSAFADGAGQGAVTQTTATGLSSAYAQAVQANTILSATSTVDQYFTNPTTGAALTSDVARQLMRVARMIEARSTLGQSRQTFFVTHGGYDTHANQISVQGALFTDLANAMLGFNKAMKALGLNENVTCFTMSDFGRVYKGNAQGGSDHAWGNNHLVMGGALKPKQVIGTYPSQVMGGVDDVSNDGRFIPTISQEEYIGAIARWHGVADADLPYVFPNWATFNGGGRGPLGLFQG
- a CDS encoding CvpA family protein, with amino-acid sequence MTTLDILVLLLLGGGAILGGLRGFVSEVLSLFAWGFAIFALKMLHTPATKFLAPLIGSGGGAAVVAFVFIFGLVFFGGRIVADMVGRRTRSSVLGPIDRLLGFGFGALKGLLIATVAYLGINLVYDVWAGKDAQRPEWLRTSRTYPLLSASGRAIIEFVHVRRGDTTKQDYRLDNAQSNGAV
- a CDS encoding iron-sulfur cluster assembly scaffold protein translates to MAAATLYNATILRLAASIPHHERLAEPQGTSERRSPVCGSRVTVDVALDGEGRIAEIGLLVRACALGQASASLMSAHAIGRNEPELAEARDALTAYLAVERDDPGAWPGLEIFEPARAHSARHASIRLAFEAVAEAVAQARRADAA
- a CDS encoding cation:proton antiporter, with protein sequence MTEESIRDGIVMLGAALALVLLFRRLGLGATLGYLIAGAIIGPHGLHLVGDAEGKIGVAELGITLLLFVVGLELNLTRLWRLRRDIFGFGAVQVVACGVALSAIVFYFTGFSMAAAIALGLPLALSSTAQVLPMLQSAGRLNTPFGERAFSILLFQDLSIVPLITIIAALSRAPADPSAPPGWLLAVYTVVAVVGLIAVGRYALNPLFRLIGRLGERELFVAAGLFTVLAAAGVMDYFHLSTALGAFVAGVMLADSPYRHELEADVDPFRTILLGLFFVAIGMMLDLHAIAERPLFVIGLAIAVVVMKSTIIYGIGRLFRLPHRQSVALGLLLSQGGEFGFVLFGQAQAAMLVAPEAASLLGAVVTLSMATTPFLIMIARRFYEARVDAGSHAELEGLDGGAKPSAIIVGYGRFGQTVAQMLMAADFETTIIDSDAEMIDVAARFGLKVYYGDGTRLDLLKQANAKDARAIVFAMDKDQLSREELQLALKTFRQASIFVRAYDRRALIEYKDLDTADVIREVFESAVVMGRRALSSLGVDDQKVAEIEAAYRTKDKARLRIQLEKGLFAEEARSIAFSSSPPPGEQRAP